TATGCTAACTCTTTCCGGACAATTGAGATCTTCACTCCGCTTCCATAGTCTGCATCGCGGGGATGGGATCTTCACCGGTCGGCGGTGGTCGGCGTCCCGGTGAGCTTTTGAGGGAGCTTCAGGAGAGCGTCGGGGTAAGCCGCGACTGAACTGTGTGAAGATACCATTACTTAAAAACAACAATTGAGTTCGAGGTGGTGGATATAACCAGGAAACCACCCAGTCTCTCGCGCAATGTGGTGGACATTGTGGTGGATAAGATCTGGTAATAAATTTCAGTCGGAGCGCAGGCCCCCGACAAAACATCCTGCACAAGGTACCCTGCATAAAGAGCTTAGTCACTGTGCTCAGGGGCTAGACCGCAGAAAGGGGCAGATCACGCGGCGGCGGGAGGTCAAGTGACTGCCACCAATAATTATGTGGCGTCCATCCTTGCAGGGGATACGCATGCATCGGGCCGTCTATTTTTGACATCGAAATATTCAGAATCAAAGGAACTGCCATTGAATTGCACTGAGGTGTTGGAGAGAGCAATTGAGGGAGCGACAGTAATTGAGAGATACTAGGTAGTAGTAATTGGTGGTTATGCAGCTGTTATGCTGCTGATTAAGTCGGTCCGAGCAATGCCCACGATGGCCGACCGAGACCCGTCACCCCGGCATCCCCAGCTGCCCCGGTTTATGCGgaaggatgaggatagcTTCGAATTTTCATTGCGCATTTCATTTTTTCATGGCAAGCGCGTTCGAGACTTTTCTCCCCTCAGCTGACGCAAACTCCAGCCTGTCAGAGCTGCCCGCGTCCCCAGGAGGCAAAAGTCTCTGATTTTTCACCTCCACCGCATGATGTAATGATGAATTGCAATTATTGTTTTTTGCGATCAGCAGATTCCGTCCAAAACCGGCGGTGAACTGGACTTTCTTTTTATctgttctcttctctcatctgtctcttcctccccttctttttctcttcttctccttctctctcctccatctcacTCACAACCGCCGCAATGCCTcccctcaagctcaacaCAAAGAACCTCCCCCAAATCCTGTCCGCCAGCAAGGGCGGCATCAAGGCCCCCAACTATGCCCGCGGTCGCTCCGTCAAGGAGGGCATCGTCCACGTCGGCGTTGGTGGCTTCCACCGCGCCCATTTGGCTGTCTACATCGACCAGCTGATGCAGAAGCACGGCATGACCGACTTCGCCATTGCCGGTGTTGGCCTCACCCCGTTTGACTCCAAGATGCGCGACGTCCTCCGCTCGCAGGACCACCTCTACACCGTCATCGAGCGCTCGGCCAAGGGCAGCTTCGCCAACATTGTCGGCAGTATCAACTCCTTCCTGCTTGCTGCTGACGACCGCGAGGCCGTCGTGGCCAAGATGGCGCACCCGGACACCCGCATTGTCTCGCTGACCATCACCGAGAGCGGCTACTACTACAATGAAAACACCCACGAGCTGCAGGCCGAGCACCCCGACATCCAGTTTGATCTCGATCCGGCCAACGAAAAGACCCCCCGTACCACCTTCGGTTTCCTCTACGCTGCTCTCGCCCGCCGCCACGCCTCCGGCCAGAAGCCCTTCACCGTCATGTCCTGCGACAACATGCAGAAGAACGGCTCCATCACCCGCCACATGCTCGAGTCCTTCGCCCGCCTGCGCAACCCCGAGGTCGCCCGCTGGATCTCCGAGAAGGGCGCGTTCCCCAACGCCATGGTTGACCGCATTACCCCCCAAACCGCACAAGGCGACAAGGACGTTCTCGCCGAGACCTTCGCCATCCAGGACGACTGGCCCGTCGTGACCGAGCCCTTCATGGACTGGGTCATCGAAGACCACTTCTCCGACGGCCGCCCAGCCTTCGAAAAGGTCGGCGTCAAGGTTGTCAAGAACGTCCACGATGTCGAGCAGTACGAGAAGCACAAGCTCCGCCTGCTCAACGGCTCCCACTCCGCCATTGGCTATGCCGGCCAGCTCGCCGGGTTCAAATACGTCCACGAGGTCCTCGAACACCCCACCTACCGCAAGTTCCTCGTCCAGATGATGCAGGAGGAAGTCAAGCCCCTGCTCCCTGAGATCCCGGGCGTCAACATTGACGAATACTGCGAGACCCTCATCGAGCGCTTCTCAAACCCCACAATCATGGACCAGCTCCCCCGTATCTGCCTCAACGCCTCCGGCAAGATCCCTCAGTTCATCATGCCCTCCATCGCCGAAGCCATCTGGGTTACTGGGCCCTTCCGCCGCCTCTGCTTCGTTGCCGCCGCTTGGTTCCGCTACATCCACGGTGTCGACGACGCCGGGAACAAGTTCGAGGTTGACGACCCCATGCGcgagcagctgcagactcTTGCCCGCGAGG
The nucleotide sequence above comes from Aspergillus puulaauensis MK2 DNA, chromosome 3, nearly complete sequence. Encoded proteins:
- a CDS encoding mannitol dehydrogenase family protein (COG:C;~EggNog:ENOG410PFKP;~InterPro:IPR013118,IPR036291,IPR000669,IPR013131, IPR008927,IPR013328;~PFAM:PF01232,PF08125;~go_function: GO:0003824 - catalytic activity [Evidence IEA];~go_function: GO:0016491 - oxidoreductase activity [Evidence IEA];~go_process: GO:0055114 - oxidation-reduction process [Evidence IEA]), translated to MPPLKLNTKNLPQILSASKGGIKAPNYARGRSVKEGIVHVGVGGFHRAHLAVYIDQLMQKHGMTDFAIAGVGLTPFDSKMRDVLRSQDHLYTVIERSAKGSFANIVGSINSFLLAADDREAVVAKMAHPDTRIVSLTITESGYYYNENTHELQAEHPDIQFDLDPANEKTPRTTFGFLYAALARRHASGQKPFTVMSCDNMQKNGSITRHMLESFARLRNPEVARWISEKGAFPNAMVDRITPQTAQGDKDVLAETFAIQDDWPVVTEPFMDWVIEDHFSDGRPAFEKVGVKVVKNVHDVEQYEKHKLRLLNGSHSAIGYAGQLAGFKYVHEVLEHPTYRKFLVQMMQEEVKPLLPEIPGVNIDEYCETLIERFSNPTIMDQLPRICLNASGKIPQFIMPSIAEAIWVTGPFRRLCFVAAAWFRYIHGVDDAGNKFEVDDPMREQLQTLAREGGTKPAALLSVKNLFGDDLRGDERFIQEITRAMEDIARDGVMKTMPKYVD